Proteins encoded in a region of the Sander lucioperca isolate FBNREF2018 chromosome 4, SLUC_FBN_1.2, whole genome shotgun sequence genome:
- the ndufaf5 gene encoding arginine-hydroxylase NDUFAF5, mitochondrial isoform X2 produces MSSGVCLRVLRAAGASPAASSGSWSRVRLPADPRHAPRRGLSASGRGGTMNVFNREMKKQQKQWSASLQDGHQYDYLRDEVGGRVADRVYDIVRMFPLALDIGGGKSHIAEHLSKDVVERLFLTDVSEKTLKRSRRSEIPTHHVLADEEFLPFKENTFDLVVSSLSLHWINDLPGALRQDVDDVQVNYPGIIEVMTDLQGMGESNCAWNRKSMLHRDTILAAEAIYKEMYGNEDGSIPATFEILYMIGWKPHESQAKPAKRGSANVSFGDLSKISQPTNTNTS; encoded by the exons ATGAGCAGCGGAGTGTGTCTAAGAGTGCTGCGGGCAGCCGGCGCTTCTCCTGCGGCTTCCTCGGGCAGCTGGAGCCGGGTCAGACTACCGGCCGACCCGAGACATGCACCCCGCCGAGGGCTGTCTGCGTCGGGCAGAGGAGGCACCATGAATGTGTTCAACAGGGAGATGAAGAAGCAGCAGAAACAGTGGTCAGCGTCGCTGCAGGACGGACACCAGTACGACTACCTGAGGGACGAG GTCGGCGGCCGGGTGGCAGATCGGGTCTACGACATCGTGAG gatgTTTCCTCTTGCTCTGGACATCGGCGGAGGAAAAAGTCACATTGCAGAACATTTAAGCAAG gatgTTGTGGAGCGTTTGTTCCTGACAGACGTCTCAGAGAAAACTCTG AAACGGAGTAGACGGAGTGAGATCCCGACGCATCACGTTCTCGCTGACGAGGAGTTTCTGCCGTTTAAAGAAAACACCTTCGACCTGGTGGTGAGCAGCTTGAG TCTGCACTGGATTAACGACCTGCCCGGAGCCCTCAGACAG gACGTAGATGACGTTCAGGTTAACTATCCAGGAATCATTGAAGTCATGACCGACCTACAAG GTATGGGCGAGAGTAACTGTGCCTGGAACAGGAAATCGATGTTGCACAGAGACACCATATTAGCAGCGGAAGCTATTTATAAAG AGATGTACGGTAACGAGGACGGGTCCATCCCTGCCACCTTCGAGATCCTCTACATGATTGGCTGGAAGCCTCACGAGTCTCAG gCCAAACCGGCGAAGCGAGGCTCAGCCAACGTATCGTTTGGGGATTTGTCAAAGATCAGCCAGCCGACCAACACAAACACGTCGTAG
- the ndufaf5 gene encoding arginine-hydroxylase NDUFAF5, mitochondrial isoform X1, protein MSSGVCLRVLRAAGASPAASSGSWSRVRLPADPRHAPRRGLSASGRGGTMNVFNREMKKQQKQWSASLQDGHQYDYLRDEVGGRVADRVYDIVRMFPLALDIGGGKSHIAEHLSKDVVERLFLTDVSEKTLKRSRRSEIPTHHVLADEEFLPFKENTFDLVVSSLSLHWINDLPGALRQIQQVLKPDGVFIGAMVGGETLYELRCSLQLAETEREGGFSPHVSPYTAVTDLGNLLGRAGFSMLTVDVDDVQVNYPGIIEVMTDLQGMGESNCAWNRKSMLHRDTILAAEAIYKEMYGNEDGSIPATFEILYMIGWKPHESQAKPAKRGSANVSFGDLSKISQPTNTNTS, encoded by the exons ATGAGCAGCGGAGTGTGTCTAAGAGTGCTGCGGGCAGCCGGCGCTTCTCCTGCGGCTTCCTCGGGCAGCTGGAGCCGGGTCAGACTACCGGCCGACCCGAGACATGCACCCCGCCGAGGGCTGTCTGCGTCGGGCAGAGGAGGCACCATGAATGTGTTCAACAGGGAGATGAAGAAGCAGCAGAAACAGTGGTCAGCGTCGCTGCAGGACGGACACCAGTACGACTACCTGAGGGACGAG GTCGGCGGCCGGGTGGCAGATCGGGTCTACGACATCGTGAG gatgTTTCCTCTTGCTCTGGACATCGGCGGAGGAAAAAGTCACATTGCAGAACATTTAAGCAAG gatgTTGTGGAGCGTTTGTTCCTGACAGACGTCTCAGAGAAAACTCTG AAACGGAGTAGACGGAGTGAGATCCCGACGCATCACGTTCTCGCTGACGAGGAGTTTCTGCCGTTTAAAGAAAACACCTTCGACCTGGTGGTGAGCAGCTTGAG TCTGCACTGGATTAACGACCTGCCCGGAGCCCTCAGACAG ATTCAGCAGGTGTTGAAGCCAGACGGCGTGTTCATCGGGGCGATGGTTGGCGGCGAGACGCTGTACGAGCTGCGCTGCTCCCTCCAGCTCGCCGAGACGGAGCGGGAGGGAGGATTCTCCCCCCATGTCTCCCCCTACACCGCCGTCACCGACCTGGGCAACCTGCTGGGCCGGGCCGGCTTCAGCATGCTCACTGTG gACGTAGATGACGTTCAGGTTAACTATCCAGGAATCATTGAAGTCATGACCGACCTACAAG GTATGGGCGAGAGTAACTGTGCCTGGAACAGGAAATCGATGTTGCACAGAGACACCATATTAGCAGCGGAAGCTATTTATAAAG AGATGTACGGTAACGAGGACGGGTCCATCCCTGCCACCTTCGAGATCCTCTACATGATTGGCTGGAAGCCTCACGAGTCTCAG gCCAAACCGGCGAAGCGAGGCTCAGCCAACGTATCGTTTGGGGATTTGTCAAAGATCAGCCAGCCGACCAACACAAACACGTCGTAG